TTGCGTGCCGTGGTGCTCAATTCCGGTGGTGCCAACGCCTGTACCGGTCCCGAGGGATTCCAGGACACCCATGCCACCGCCGAACGCGCAGCGGAACTGCTCGGTACCGGTGCGATCGAGATCGGGGTCTGCTCCACCGGCCTCATCGGGCAACGGCTGCCGATGCCCGCCCTGCTGGAGGGCCTCGACACCGCGGTGACCGGGCTGAACGACACGGAGCGGGCGAGCACCGATGCCGCGACCGCCGTACTGACCACGGACACCCACCCGAAACAGGTCTGCCTCACTCACCCCGACGGCTGGTCGATCGGCGGGATGGTCAAAGGGGCGGGAATGCTGGCGCCGAACCTCGCGACCATGCTCGCGGTCGTCACCACCGACGCCGGTGTCGAAGGCGAGACGTTGCAACGAGCTCTGCGGCAGGCCTGCAGCGGCACTTTCGAACGGCTCGACGTCGACGGTGGCACCTCCACCAACGACACCGTGCTGCTGCTGTCCTCGGGGGCTTCCGAACTCGCTCCCGCCGAGGCCGAGTTCACCAAGCTGCTGACCCGAGTCTGCGGCGACCTCGTCCGACAGCTGCAACACGACGCCGAAGGCGCCACCAAGGCGATCGATATAACCGTCCGCGGGGCAGCCTCGGAGGAGGACGCGGAGAGCATCGCCCGGTTGGTGGCCGAGGACAACCTGGTCTCGGCCGCGCTGTTCGGTTCCGACCCCAACTGGGGACGCATCGCCATGGCGGTGGGGCGCTCCGCGATCACGATCGACGCCTCGGCCATGGAGATCATCGCCAACGGCGTGACGCTTTACTCCGGGGGAACCCCGGTCGCCGACCGCGACACGGTGGATCTCTCCGGACGAGACATCGAGATCGTGGTCGATCTGCGTCTCGGTGACCACAGCGCCACCGTGCTGACCACGGATCTTTCCCACGACTACGTCGAAGAGAACAGCGCGTATTCCACATGAGCAGCACGAGCCACGACGAACGGTTGAGCACGGCCGCCGCGAAGGCCGGCGTACTGACCGAAGCACTGCCCTGGTTGGAGCGGTTCCGCGGTGCCACCGTGGTGGTCAAGTACGGCGGCAACGCCATGACCGACGAAAAGCTCAAGCGGGCATTCGCCGAGGACATGGTTTTCCTACGGCTGGCCGGACTGCGCCCCGTGGTCGTGCACGGCGGTGGTCCGCAGATCACCGAGATGCTCGACCGGCTCGGCATGCCCGGCGAGTTCCGGGGTGGACTGCGGGTCACCTCACCGGAAACGATGGATGTGGTCCGGATGGTCCTCGTCGGCCAGGTCGGCCGTGAGCTCGTCGGACTGATCAACCAGCACGGTCCGCACGCGGTGGGCATGTCGGGTGAGGACGCGCACCTGCTCACCGCCCGCAGACGCAACGCCGTGGTGGACGGCGAACCGGTGGACATCGGGCTGGTCGGCGACGTCGAATCGGTCGAACCGACCGCCGTGCTCGATCTGATCGAGACCGGTCGCATTCCGGTGATCTCCACAGTCGCTCCCGACGCCGACGGTGTGGTGCACAACGTCAACGCCGACACCGCCGCCGGAGCCCTGGCCGTCGCGCTCGAAGCGGAGAAGCTCGTCGTGCTCACCGACGTCGAGGGGCTCTACACCGACTGGCCCGACCGGGAATCGCTGGTCTCGCGACTGGACACCGCGCGACTGACGGAACTGCTGCCGAACCTGGCCTCCGGGATGGTTCCCAAGATGGAGGCCTGCCTACAGGCGGTGACCGGTGGCGTGCCCCGGGCTCACGTGATCGACGGTCGACTCGCTCACTCGGTGCTGCTCGAAGTGTTCACCAGCGAGGGTATCGGCACGATGGTCGTTCCCGGCGAGCCGACCCAACGAAAGGACGATGCCTGATGTCTTCCCAGGAGCAGGGCAATTCCGCTGCCGCGCATCGTTGGCGGGAAGCGATCATGCCCACCTACGGCACCCCGGCGGTGGAGCTGGTAAGCGGTTCGGGATGTACGGTTACCGATGCCGAGGGGAACACCTACCTGGACCTGCTCGGTGGTATCGCCGTGGCCGCCCTCGGCCACGCCCACTCCGCCGTCACCTCCGCAGTGTCCGAACAGATCGCGAAACTCGGTCACGTCTCCAACTTCTACAGCCATGAGCCGGAACTGCGACTGGCAGAGCGGTTGCTCCAACTGGCGTGGGTCGGCGACAACGGCAGGGTTTTCTTCTGCAACTCGGGCTCGGAGGCCAACGAAGCCGCGTTCAAGATCGCCCGGCGCACCGGCCGGCCCAACATCGTGGCCGCGGACGGCGGTTTCCACGGCCGTACCCTGGGATCGTTGGCGCTGACCGGACAACCGGCCAAACAGCGGCCCTTCGAACCGCTGCCCACCGGAGTCTCACACGTGCCCTTCGGGGACGTCACCGCTCTCGACGAGGCGGTCGACGAGCACACCGCCGCGATCGTGCTCGAACCGATTCAGGGCGAGGCCGGCGTGATCGTCCCTCCTGAGGGATACCTGCGATCCGCGCGGGAGATCGCCGACCGCAACGGCGCACTGCTGATCCTCGACGAGGTGCAGACCGGGATCGGACGCACCGGACACTGGTTCGCCTTCCAGCGCTGCGGCATCGTGCCGGACGTGATCACCCTGGCCAAGGGGCTGGGCGGCGGTTTGCCACTCGGCGCCTGCATCGGAGTGGGACGAGCGGCCTTCCTACTGGAACCAGGTCAGCACGCCACCACCTTCGGCGGGAACCCGGTCTGTTGCGCCGCCGCGCTGGCGGTGATCGACACCATCGAGTCCGAAGGGCTGCTGGAACACGTCGCCCGACTGGGCAAGGAAATCATCGCTGCCATCGAGCGTCTCGAGCATCCCGCGGTGAGGGAGGTCCGCGGCGCCGGACTGCTACTGGCCGTCGAACTCAACGACGACATCGCTCCCGCGGCGGTGGAAAGCGCCCGTGATCGCGGCTACCTGATCAATCCCGTCCGTCCGGACACCCTGCGGCTGGCGCCCCCGCTGATCCTGGACGGCCAGCGGGCCAACGATTTCGTCCGCGATCTCGCCGAGGTGCTCTCCGAAGCGGCCCGCGGAGAAGGGAAGAACTGATGCCGCGTCATTTTCTTCGTGACGACGATCTCACACCCGTCGAGCAGCGCGAGATCCTCGACCTGGCCGACGAGTTCAAACACCGCCGAACCGACAACAAACCCCTGGCGGGCCCGAAGTCGGTAGCGGTCATCTTCGAGAAGACATCCACCAGGACACGCCTCTCCCTCGAAACCGGGATCGTCCAACTCGGCGGCCATCCGGTCGTGATCGACGCACGCACGATGCAACTCGGCCGCGAAGAGACGATAGAGGACACCGCACGAGTGCTGAGCCGCTATGTCGATATCGTGGTGTGGCGCACCTTCGCCCAGGCGCGCATCGACGCGATGAGCTCGGCATCCGACATTCCGGTCGTCAACGCGCTCACCAACGAGTTCCACCCGTGTCAGGTGCTCGCCGACCTGCAGACCGTCCGGGAACGACACGGCACCCTCGCCGGGCTGACCCTGACCTACCTCGGCGACGGCGCCAACAACATGGCCCACTCGCTGCTCATCGGTGGAGCGACCGCCGGGATGCACATCCGGATCGCCGTACCCGAGGGCTTCGAACCCGAGCAGTGGGTGCTCGAAGCGGCGCACAAGCGTGCCGTCGAGACCGGAGGCTCCAGCCGTGTGCTGAGCACCCCGCGGGAAGCCGTAGCGGGGGCCGACGTGGTCGCGACCGACTCCTGGACCTCCATGGGGCAGGAGAACGACGGCAAGGATCGGGTCGGGCCCTTCCGGCCGTTCCGGCTCGACGCCGCTCTGTTGGAGGCCACCGGCAAATCCGACACCACGGTGCTGCACTGCCTGCCCGCTCACCGGGGCTGGGAAATCACCGACGAAGTGATGGACGGCCCTGCCAGCGCGGTGTTCGACGAGGCGGAGAACCGGTTGCACACCCAGAAGGCGCTGTTGACTTGGTTGGTGCAGCGACGATGAGCACACGAGTGGCGCGGCAGGCGCGCATCGTCGAACTCGTCACCGGCTCCGAGATCCGCAGCCAGACCGAACTGGTGAGGCTGCTCGCGGCCGACGGCATCGACGTCACGCAGGCCACCCTGTCACGTGACCTCGACGAGTTGGGTGCGGTGAAACTCCGGGCGCCCGACGGGGGACAACCCGTTTACGTCATTCCCGAGGACGGCAGCCCGATCCAGGGGGTGCAGGGCGGAACCGCACGGTTGAGCAGGCTGCTCGGCGAACTGCTCGTCAGCGCGGAGGGATCGGGAAACCTGACGGTGCTGCGAACCCCGCCCGGTGCCGCCCAGTTCCTGGCCAGCGCCATCGACAGGTCCTCGATGGACGAGGTGGCGGGCACTATCGCGGGTGACGACACCCTGCTGGTCGTGGCCCGTGAACCACTCACCGGTGAACAACTCGCCGAGCGGTTACGCGAGCTCGGCGCACAACAGCCCGAGTCGACCGCCACGACGGACTGAACGACACCGCGGTCGAACAGGCACCCGACAACAGCCAGCACAACAGGTACTAGGAGCATCATCATGAGCGACCGGGTCGTACTCGCCTACTCCGGCGGACTGGACACCTCAGTCGCCATCGGCTGGATCGCCGAGGAGACCAATGCCGAGGTCGTCGCCGTGGCCGTCGATGTCGGCCAGGGCGGCGAGGACTTGGAGACGGTGCGCAAGCGAGCGCTGGCCTGCGGCGCGGCCGAAGCCGTGGTCGCCGACGCGCGCGCCGAGTTCGCCGAGCAGTACTGCCTGCCCGCCCTGCAGGCCAACGCGATGTACATGGACCAGTATCCCCTGGTCTCGGCCCTTTCGAGGCCGTTGATCGCCAAGTACCTGACCGATGCGGCTCGGCAACACGGTGCGGACACCGTCGCGCACGGCTGCACCGGCAAGGGCAACGATCAGGTCCGTTTCGAGGTCGGCATCGGAGCACTCGCTCCCGAGATGAAGGTACTCGCTCCGGTTCGTGACTTCGCCTGGACCAGGGAAAAGGCCATCGACTGGGCCGAACGGCACGGCCTGCCGATCGATGTCAGCAACAAGTCCCCCTACTCGATCGACCAGAACGTGTGGGGCAGGGCCGTCGAGACCGGATTCCTCGAGGACATCTGGAACGCGCCCATCGAGGACGTCTACTCGTACACCGCCGATCCGACGCAGTCGCGCGACCCCGACGAGGTGGTCATCACCTTCGATCAGGGTGTTCCCGTGGCGATCGACGGGGCAGCCGTCACCCCGCTGCAGGCGGTCACCGAGCTGAACCGCCGTGCGGGCGCCCAAGGCGTGGGCAGGCTCGACATGGTCGAGGACCGGCTCGTCGGCATCAAGAGCCGGGAGATCTACGAGGCGCCCGGCGCGTTGGCGCTGATCACCGCTCACCGCGAGCTCGAGGCCGTCACCCTGGAGCGTGACCTCGCGCGGTTCAAGCGCACGGTCCAGCAGCGTTGGGGTGAGCTCGTTTACGACGGCCTGTGGTTCTCGCCGCTGAAGACCTCGCTGGACTCCTTCATCGCGGACACGCAGCGCCACGTCTCCGGTCGGATCCGGATGACCCTGCACGCGGGCAGTGCGGTGGTGACCGGTCGCAGCAGTGATCAGTCGCTGTACGACTTCAACCTGGCCACCTACGACGAGGGCGACAGCTTCGACCAGGAACTGG
This portion of the Actinopolyspora lacussalsi genome encodes:
- a CDS encoding argininosuccinate synthase (product_source=KO:K01940; cath_funfam=3.40.50.620,3.90.1260.10; cog=COG0137; ko=KO:K01940; pfam=PF00764; superfamily=52402,69864; tigrfam=TIGR00032); its protein translation is MSDRVVLAYSGGLDTSVAIGWIAEETNAEVVAVAVDVGQGGEDLETVRKRALACGAAEAVVADARAEFAEQYCLPALQANAMYMDQYPLVSALSRPLIAKYLTDAARQHGADTVAHGCTGKGNDQVRFEVGIGALAPEMKVLAPVRDFAWTREKAIDWAERHGLPIDVSNKSPYSIDQNVWGRAVETGFLEDIWNAPIEDVYSYTADPTQSRDPDEVVITFDQGVPVAIDGAAVTPLQAVTELNRRAGAQGVGRLDMVEDRLVGIKSREIYEAPGALALITAHRELEAVTLERDLARFKRTVQQRWGELVYDGLWFSPLKTSLDSFIADTQRHVSGRIRMTLHAGSAVVTGRSSDQSLYDFNLATYDEGDSFDQELAKGFVQLWGLPSKIAAKREQYH
- a CDS encoding transcriptional regulator of arginine metabolism (product_source=KO:K03402; cath_funfam=1.10.10.10,3.30.1360.40; cog=COG1438; ko=KO:K03402; pfam=PF01316,PF02863; superfamily=46785; tigrfam=TIGR01529) is translated as MSTRVARQARIVELVTGSEIRSQTELVRLLAADGIDVTQATLSRDLDELGAVKLRAPDGGQPVYVIPEDGSPIQGVQGGTARLSRLLGELLVSAEGSGNLTVLRTPPGAAQFLASAIDRSSMDEVAGTIAGDDTLLVVAREPLTGEQLAERLRELGAQQPESTATTD
- a CDS encoding ornithine carbamoyltransferase (product_source=KO:K00611; cath_funfam=3.40.50.1370; cog=COG0078; ko=KO:K00611; pfam=PF00185,PF02729; superfamily=53671; tigrfam=TIGR00658), yielding MPRHFLRDDDLTPVEQREILDLADEFKHRRTDNKPLAGPKSVAVIFEKTSTRTRLSLETGIVQLGGHPVVIDARTMQLGREETIEDTARVLSRYVDIVVWRTFAQARIDAMSSASDIPVVNALTNEFHPCQVLADLQTVRERHGTLAGLTLTYLGDGANNMAHSLLIGGATAGMHIRIAVPEGFEPEQWVLEAAHKRAVETGGSSRVLSTPREAVAGADVVATDSWTSMGQENDGKDRVGPFRPFRLDAALLEATGKSDTTVLHCLPAHRGWEITDEVMDGPASAVFDEAENRLHTQKALLTWLVQRR
- a CDS encoding acetylglutamate kinase (product_source=KO:K00930; cath_funfam=3.40.1160.10; cog=COG0548; ko=KO:K00930; pfam=PF00696; superfamily=53633; tigrfam=TIGR00761): MSSTSHDERLSTAAAKAGVLTEALPWLERFRGATVVVKYGGNAMTDEKLKRAFAEDMVFLRLAGLRPVVVHGGGPQITEMLDRLGMPGEFRGGLRVTSPETMDVVRMVLVGQVGRELVGLINQHGPHAVGMSGEDAHLLTARRRNAVVDGEPVDIGLVGDVESVEPTAVLDLIETGRIPVISTVAPDADGVVHNVNADTAAGALAVALEAEKLVVLTDVEGLYTDWPDRESLVSRLDTARLTELLPNLASGMVPKMEACLQAVTGGVPRAHVIDGRLAHSVLLEVFTSEGIGTMVVPGEPTQRKDDA
- a CDS encoding acetylornithine aminotransferase (product_source=KO:K00818; cath_funfam=3.40.640.10; cog=COG4992; ko=KO:K00818; pfam=PF00202; smart=SM00382; superfamily=53383; tigrfam=TIGR00707); the protein is MSSQEQGNSAAAHRWREAIMPTYGTPAVELVSGSGCTVTDAEGNTYLDLLGGIAVAALGHAHSAVTSAVSEQIAKLGHVSNFYSHEPELRLAERLLQLAWVGDNGRVFFCNSGSEANEAAFKIARRTGRPNIVAADGGFHGRTLGSLALTGQPAKQRPFEPLPTGVSHVPFGDVTALDEAVDEHTAAIVLEPIQGEAGVIVPPEGYLRSAREIADRNGALLILDEVQTGIGRTGHWFAFQRCGIVPDVITLAKGLGGGLPLGACIGVGRAAFLLEPGQHATTFGGNPVCCAAALAVIDTIESEGLLEHVARLGKEIIAAIERLEHPAVREVRGAGLLLAVELNDDIAPAAVESARDRGYLINPVRPDTLRLAPPLILDGQRANDFVRDLAEVLSEAARGEGKN
- a CDS encoding glutamate N-acetyltransferase/amino-acid N-acetyltransferase (product_source=KO:K00620; cath_funfam=3.60.70.12; cog=COG1364; ko=KO:K00620; pfam=PF01960; superfamily=56266; tigrfam=TIGR00120); the encoded protein is MSTSDEPIDVGVHDATTDRRYGVTGPRGFRACGVAAGIKSGAALDLALIVNDGPGQQAAGVFTTNQVKAAPVLWSEQVLRERKLRAVVLNSGGANACTGPEGFQDTHATAERAAELLGTGAIEIGVCSTGLIGQRLPMPALLEGLDTAVTGLNDTERASTDAATAVLTTDTHPKQVCLTHPDGWSIGGMVKGAGMLAPNLATMLAVVTTDAGVEGETLQRALRQACSGTFERLDVDGGTSTNDTVLLLSSGASELAPAEAEFTKLLTRVCGDLVRQLQHDAEGATKAIDITVRGAASEEDAESIARLVAEDNLVSAALFGSDPNWGRIAMAVGRSAITIDASAMEIIANGVTLYSGGTPVADRDTVDLSGRDIEIVVDLRLGDHSATVLTTDLSHDYVEENSAYST